GCGGACGATGCGTATCGATGAGGCCCGCCCACCGAGAAACGGCCCGCGACCCAGGCGTGATGAACGGAAATATTGAGTTTGATGCCGGGTAAATTTCTGATATGAGGGATTCTGTCGAGGTCTGCATAAGCAAAAGTTATCTTACTGCCATATGGTCGGTCCGGACCGGAAAAGCTTTCTTAAAATAAACTGGAGACGGTTGGTCACAGTCTTTATCCGTATCCTTGAAATTGAATGGAGTTGGGTTGGCCTTCATTTCCCGGATTGACGAATATCCAAAGTCCGTTCAATCAGCAGAATTGTGCAAGATTATCAATTGTTGATATATCGGATCAGAAAGGAATCGAGTCCCTGGGTGTATTTACCGGGAATATCAATAATCGCCCGATTATGACCTCCCGATATTTCGAGAAACTCCTTGGGCTGTCCGGCAGCCTCATATAAACGTCGGCCGTGGCTGTAAGGAACCAATTCATCATCAGTCGAATGAATGATCAATACGGGGCATTTTACCCTGCGGATATAATCGATCGTTCCATAATGAAAACGCCCGAGCAGTCTCACCGGCATATAGGGATATAATTTCGAGGCCATATCCTCGATCGAAGTGAAGGCCGATTCTACTATGAGCGCCCGGGGATTGGTTTCGGAAGCCAGCCGGGCCGCCGCCGCCCCTCCAAATGATCGTCCGAATATTACGATTTTATCCGGGGCGTATTGTTTTTCGCGTACCAGCCACTGCCAGGCGGCCGTAGCATCAAGGTGCGTTCCCTCTTCGGTCGGCTTGCCTCCGCTGCGGCCATAACCGCGATAGTCAAAAATAAAGACGCTCAATCCGAGTCGATTAAACAATTGAATTGATTCCAGCCGATGCGAAATGTTGCCGGCATTGCCATGGCAGAACAGAAGAACCGCCCGTTCATTTTCGGCCGGGATAAACCAGCCGTTTAGCGTGACGCTGTCGGATGCTACAAAATCGACATTTTCAAATTCCAGGCCGATATTGCCGGGATCGGCTTCGATTTTGGCGGTAGGAATATATATAAATCGGGATTGCATTATATATAGCATGATTGCGAAAACGATATAACCTCCGGCTGCAATCGCCGCAATTGTGCCTGTCAAATGCCACATTCTAAAACTTCTCTTCATCTTTCATTGCAATCAGTCTGAATCCGGTTTGAACGACATATGATTATTCTGTAAACCGGGTCAAATGAACAGTATCATCAGAAATGTCATAAACAAAGGATAATTTATAATATATGAATCCAACCTTCTCAATCTTTTTTTCTTCCCACCAGGATACAACACAGCGGTATCTTTTTCTCTTTTTCGATATGCTCCCACATTTTAGAGATATCGTGATCATATTCAATGAATTCCGTTATATTAATGCCGGCAGCAATAATGGCATTGAATATATCCGAAAGCTTCTGAGTAAAACTGAAGGCTTCCTTTGCTTTATATGTCGTCATCCCTACATAATCGATACCGGTATCGTTGGCCCAAGGCTCGGTTCGATAATAGGAATAGGCGACGTTCAGCGGATGCTTTTGATCATACTCCGGCTCATCCGCTGCAGCCAGCATAAAAGCGAATGGATGCTGCTCGTAAATAAGCAGGGTGCCGTTCTTTCTCATTAGCCTTGATACAATCTTGAAGAAACCGCCGAGATCCGGCAGCCAGGTCAGCGCACCGATCGAAATATATATTAAATCAAAGGAATTATTATATTCGGGCCCTATTTCCAGAACATCGGTCCTTACAAATTTACAATTTGCTCCGGCAATCGCAGCCAGTTCATCG
This sequence is a window from candidate division Zixibacteria bacterium HGW-Zixibacteria-1. Protein-coding genes within it:
- a CDS encoding alpha/beta hydrolase, translating into MKRSFRMWHLTGTIAAIAAGGYIVFAIMLYIMQSRFIYIPTAKIEADPGNIGLEFENVDFVASDSVTLNGWFIPAENERAVLLFCHGNAGNISHRLESIQLFNRLGLSVFIFDYRGYGRSGGKPTEEGTHLDATAAWQWLVREKQYAPDKIVIFGRSFGGAAAARLASETNPRALIVESAFTSIEDMASKLYPYMPVRLLGRFHYGTIDYIRRVKCPVLIIHSTDDELVPYSHGRRLYEAAGQPKEFLEISGGHNRAIIDIPGKYTQGLDSFLIRYINN